The following coding sequences are from one Parabacteroides pacaensis window:
- a CDS encoding phage tail protein, with product MADTTGKEQNTIWPLPSFYFKVEIGKSIISCKEVSGMDMESEVIEYRAGDNPVHSKIKMPGMKKYSNITLKKGIFKGDNQLWDWISQIKLNTFERQPVTISLLDQEGNPTMVWKLTNAFPVKITTDGLKADGNEVAIETMELAHEGITLENK from the coding sequence ATGGCAGATACAACCGGAAAAGAACAGAATACAATATGGCCGTTGCCCTCATTCTATTTTAAAGTGGAAATAGGCAAAAGCATAATCTCGTGCAAAGAAGTAAGCGGGATGGATATGGAATCGGAAGTGATTGAATACCGTGCCGGAGATAATCCGGTTCATTCTAAAATAAAGATGCCCGGAATGAAAAAATATAGCAATATCACCTTGAAAAAAGGCATCTTTAAAGGAGACAATCAACTCTGGGACTGGATTAGCCAGATTAAACTCAACACGTTCGAACGACAGCCCGTTACTATTTCCTTGTTAGACCAAGAAGGAAATCCAACGATGGTATGGAAATTAACAAATGCTTTTCCTGTCAAAATAACTACCGACGGGTTAAAAGCAGACGGCAATGAAGTGGCCATCGAAACGATGGAACTAGCTCATGAAGGCATCACGCTTGAAAACAAATAA
- a CDS encoding phage tail protein, translated as MSIWTPPVSFFFKVEFVKTKESAGNNKRDIPDISFQEVSGLQTSFEVESIEEGGENNFVHRIPVRVKHENLVLKRALEPMGNSLEAWIRDVLEGGFNKRIEPLTIFISLMGAVPHPSKRDDSSKPAPKEEAPILASWTITNAYPVKWEISPLSGEKNELVIETLEFAYNELKRLK; from the coding sequence ATGAGTATTTGGACCCCTCCTGTCAGCTTCTTTTTCAAAGTAGAATTTGTAAAAACAAAAGAAAGCGCAGGAAATAATAAAAGAGACATTCCCGATATTTCTTTTCAGGAAGTATCGGGATTGCAAACCTCTTTCGAAGTAGAAAGCATTGAAGAAGGGGGAGAAAATAATTTTGTTCATCGGATTCCGGTACGTGTAAAACACGAAAATCTTGTCCTTAAAAGGGCACTCGAACCCATGGGCAACTCCTTGGAAGCTTGGATAAGAGATGTATTGGAAGGCGGATTTAATAAAAGAATCGAGCCACTTACCATTTTTATAAGTCTGATGGGAGCCGTACCTCACCCTTCTAAAAGAGATGACTCTTCGAAACCCGCTCCAAAAGAAGAAGCACCTATCCTCGCTTCGTGGACAATTACGAATGCTTATCCGGTTAAATGGGAAATAAGCCCCTTAAGCGGGGAGAAAAACGAATTGGTAATAGAAACTTTGGAATTTGCTTATAATGAACTAAAACGTTTGAAATAA
- a CDS encoding CIS tube protein: MEKITLSAYTDKSFARPTGKDLKVQINPKTFSLEKGIKYHENEQAGDNSASGVFNRYDGEKLSFDIIIDCTGVIPDTQPTDTAYDKVTELEKLVYDYNGDAHRPSFIQVVWGKLLFKGQLSSLKTDYTLFNSDGIPLRAKVSVAFANFVDEKTAKKEADKHSPDMSHYITIREGDSIAALCQQIYGDSTLADQVAQINGLPGFRRIEAGTQILFPHLKKG, encoded by the coding sequence ATGGAAAAAATAACCTTGAGTGCCTATACCGACAAATCATTTGCCCGTCCGACAGGGAAAGATTTAAAGGTTCAAATCAACCCCAAGACTTTTTCATTGGAAAAAGGTATCAAATACCATGAGAATGAACAGGCGGGAGACAATAGTGCCTCAGGAGTATTTAACCGGTATGACGGGGAAAAACTATCGTTCGATATTATAATCGATTGCACGGGGGTGATTCCGGATACCCAACCTACCGATACTGCTTACGACAAAGTAACCGAACTGGAAAAGCTGGTATACGATTATAACGGGGATGCCCACCGTCCGTCTTTTATCCAAGTGGTATGGGGAAAGTTGCTTTTTAAAGGACAATTAAGTTCTTTAAAAACAGATTATACGCTGTTCAACTCAGATGGTATCCCACTCCGGGCAAAAGTTTCCGTAGCATTTGCCAATTTCGTTGATGAAAAGACAGCCAAGAAAGAAGCAGACAAGCATTCTCCCGATATGTCACATTATATCACGATACGGGAAGGAGATTCTATTGCCGCTTTGTGCCAGCAAATTTACGGAGATTCGACTTTGGCAGACCAGGTAGCACAAATCAACGGGCTGCCGGGCTTCCGGAGGATAGAAGCCGGTACACAAATACTATTTCCTCATTTAAAAAAAGGATAA
- a CDS encoding phage tail sheath C-terminal domain-containing protein, which translates to MAMKTPGVYILEKSAFPNSVVEVATAVPAFIGYTEMAMDNTTPLLNKPWRIASMTEFHNFFGYGPMPQFTVINQDTAKAANYDSSTPSTECLDVMASLEDSYHIYLPQAFYTLYYNILLFYANGGGPCYIVSVGNYQTPPSSQSIIDGIEPLIKEQEPTMVVIPEAVNFPSEECTKIQQAMLMHCGDKMKNRFAILDIWKGMDLEHQGKAVKDFRENIGSNYLSYCASYFPWIETSILTEQNLEYKNLKWALYEESQKETVKWPQSIKDIIKEHYIKQWNKIYEEVKQLLIGDIINKLTADLNAEVSKDTFINAVNEIFPKDTDGKPKKPEALTPKEKSEIIENSLKIKGLNDILITQQGEVDKIKPSDKKESILSSFPIPFRKELNKLLDTDTLKDPLLSEAKELLESIYTNQVTRAVAPLLQEKIDEIKLPTHNETLDFIDRTSTELHAILAQNWGIYKNILATIKNRLNLLPPSAAMAGIYTMVDNSRGVWKAPANVSINNVVKPSCNITHSDQEDLNVPLSGKAVNAIRFFTGEGIKIWGARTMDGNSLDWRYINVRRTMIFLEESIKNAARAYVFEPNVAGTWINMKGMIENFLRGIWKRGGLAGATPEDAFSVHVGLGDTMTPDDILEGILRITVLVAISHPAEFIEITFQQQMQKS; encoded by the coding sequence ATGGCAATGAAAACACCTGGCGTGTATATCCTAGAGAAAAGCGCCTTCCCTAATTCCGTAGTAGAAGTAGCAACTGCCGTACCCGCATTTATCGGGTATACGGAAATGGCTATGGACAACACCACCCCGCTTCTTAATAAGCCATGGCGTATTGCGTCCATGACGGAGTTCCACAATTTCTTCGGATACGGCCCCATGCCTCAATTTACGGTAATTAACCAGGATACGGCCAAAGCTGCCAATTATGACAGTTCCACACCTTCTACCGAATGTTTAGATGTGATGGCATCTCTCGAAGACAGTTATCATATTTACCTTCCTCAAGCCTTTTATACCCTTTATTATAACATTCTTCTATTCTATGCGAATGGAGGAGGTCCGTGTTATATAGTATCAGTAGGCAATTACCAGACACCTCCTTCCAGCCAGAGTATTATTGACGGAATCGAACCTCTTATCAAGGAACAGGAACCTACCATGGTAGTCATTCCGGAAGCCGTGAACTTCCCTTCGGAAGAATGTACTAAAATCCAACAAGCTATGTTAATGCATTGCGGTGATAAAATGAAAAACCGTTTTGCCATATTGGATATTTGGAAAGGGATGGATTTGGAGCATCAAGGAAAAGCAGTAAAGGATTTTCGTGAAAATATAGGAAGTAATTATTTATCCTATTGTGCTTCTTATTTCCCATGGATAGAAACTTCTATTTTAACAGAACAAAATTTAGAATATAAAAATCTGAAATGGGCTTTGTATGAAGAAAGCCAAAAAGAAACTGTAAAATGGCCTCAATCCATCAAAGATATTATAAAAGAGCATTACATTAAACAATGGAATAAGATTTATGAAGAGGTTAAGCAACTATTAATAGGAGACATAATAAATAAATTAACTGCCGATTTGAATGCGGAAGTAAGTAAAGACACTTTTATAAACGCAGTAAATGAAATATTTCCTAAAGATACGGATGGTAAACCTAAGAAACCAGAAGCGTTAACCCCTAAAGAGAAAAGTGAGATAATAGAAAATTCTCTCAAAATAAAAGGATTGAATGATATATTAATCACGCAACAAGGCGAAGTGGATAAAATAAAGCCATCCGATAAAAAAGAATCTATTTTGTCCTCCTTCCCTATTCCTTTCCGGAAGGAACTGAACAAGCTATTAGACACAGATACTCTAAAAGATCCCCTCTTGTCAGAAGCTAAGGAACTTTTAGAATCCATTTATACCAATCAGGTAACAAGGGCCGTTGCCCCTCTCTTACAGGAGAAAATAGACGAAATAAAATTGCCCACACACAATGAAACCTTGGATTTCATTGACCGGACCTCTACAGAACTTCATGCCATCTTAGCACAGAACTGGGGCATTTATAAAAACATTTTAGCCACTATCAAAAACCGCTTGAACTTATTGCCTCCCTCGGCAGCGATGGCAGGTATTTATACCATGGTAGATAACTCCAGGGGTGTATGGAAAGCCCCGGCAAACGTTTCCATCAACAACGTTGTAAAGCCCTCTTGCAATATCACCCATAGTGACCAGGAAGACTTAAACGTTCCTCTTAGCGGGAAAGCCGTAAATGCAATCCGTTTCTTTACCGGCGAAGGAATCAAAATATGGGGTGCCCGCACGATGGATGGAAATTCCCTGGATTGGCGTTACATTAATGTACGCCGTACCATGATCTTCCTGGAAGAATCCATCAAAAACGCAGCCCGCGCTTATGTATTTGAACCGAATGTTGCCGGTACATGGATCAATATGAAAGGAATGATCGAAAATTTCTTACGAGGAATATGGAAACGAGGAGGTTTAGCCGGTGCTACTCCCGAAGATGCATTTAGCGTACACGTGGGATTAGGCGATACGATGACACCCGATGACATATTGGAAGGCATCCTGCGCATCACCGTGCTGGTAGCCATTTCGCATCCGGCTGAATTTATAGAAATTACCTTCCAGCAACAAATGCAAAAGAGCTAA
- a CDS encoding DUF4255 domain-containing protein produces the protein MLHLILTTVTDLLNEYLNGFYEVPEGMVELGMPDPSSEDTVNKLLLSLYNIERETSMGIANTYHPKQDGSFIQTASPWYLNLYFIVAAVFDGKHYVESLKILSKAISFFQQTPSFQLANGETFTIEPVTLNTQELTNVWSIIGGKYYPSIACKLRLLTVKGDEINRTVERITQTEVGN, from the coding sequence ATGTTGCACTTAATCCTTACTACAGTAACCGACTTACTGAATGAATACCTGAACGGATTTTATGAAGTCCCTGAAGGAATGGTAGAGTTAGGTATGCCGGATCCGTCAAGTGAGGACACAGTGAACAAGCTCTTACTTTCCCTTTATAACATAGAGAGGGAAACTTCTATGGGTATCGCAAATACTTATCATCCCAAGCAAGACGGATCATTTATTCAAACAGCCTCTCCATGGTACTTGAATCTTTATTTCATCGTAGCTGCCGTATTCGATGGTAAACATTATGTTGAATCCCTAAAAATTCTTTCCAAAGCAATCTCTTTTTTTCAGCAAACACCCTCTTTCCAGCTAGCCAATGGAGAAACTTTTACTATCGAGCCTGTTACCTTAAATACGCAAGAATTAACCAACGTATGGAGTATTATAGGTGGAAAATATTATCCTTCGATAGCATGCAAGTTGCGGTTGCTTACAGTAAAAGGAGACGAGATTAACCGTACGGTAGAAAGAATTACTCAAACAGAGGTAGGAAACTAA
- a CDS encoding AI-2E family transporter produces MSTQEQYWRYSLIAIIVVLGVILFLEFTPFMGGILGAFTIYILVRKHMLYLIEVKHMKKSWVALLILGESTLCFLVPLSLVVWLFVHKIQNMNLDPEMYLESIEHFASLIEEKIDYNFLDRRNLSSLTASLPKIGQVVMGSISSLTVNILVLIFVLYFMVIGNRRMENYIYDLLPFNKHNKKEVLTEISILVRSNAIGIPLLALAQGFVALLGYIIFKAPDPILFGFLTCVATIIPIVGTGLVWLPLILYMGLSGHWGNAIGLLIYGLLVISNVDNFIRFLLQKKLADTHPLITIFGVIIGLSLFGFMGVIFGPLLLSIFLLCVDMFKKEYLDRHNHTEDGVLIIEKKVE; encoded by the coding sequence ATGAGTACGCAGGAACAATATTGGAGATATTCGTTGATTGCTATTATTGTGGTTTTAGGGGTCATTCTATTTTTGGAATTTACTCCTTTTATGGGAGGGATATTAGGGGCTTTTACCATCTATATCCTTGTTAGGAAACACATGTTGTACCTGATTGAAGTAAAACATATGAAGAAAAGTTGGGTCGCTTTGCTGATTCTGGGAGAGTCTACCTTGTGTTTTCTCGTTCCTCTTTCTTTGGTAGTGTGGTTGTTTGTACATAAAATACAAAATATGAATTTGGACCCGGAAATGTACCTCGAATCGATTGAACACTTTGCCAGTTTAATAGAAGAAAAGATTGATTATAACTTTCTTGACAGGAGGAACTTGTCTTCTTTGACTGCTTCTTTGCCCAAAATAGGACAGGTAGTAATGGGGAGTATCAGTAGTCTAACCGTGAATATACTGGTGCTTATATTTGTACTTTACTTTATGGTAATCGGGAACCGGCGGATGGAAAATTATATTTATGATTTGTTGCCTTTTAACAAACATAACAAAAAAGAGGTGTTAACAGAAATTAGTATCCTGGTAAGATCTAATGCAATAGGAATTCCTTTACTAGCTTTGGCTCAAGGGTTCGTAGCATTATTAGGGTATATAATTTTTAAAGCACCGGATCCGATATTATTCGGATTTCTTACCTGTGTAGCCACTATCATTCCTATTGTTGGAACTGGTTTGGTATGGTTGCCTTTAATCTTGTATATGGGGTTAAGCGGACATTGGGGAAATGCTATAGGGCTTTTAATTTACGGTTTGTTAGTTATTTCGAATGTAGATAATTTTATCCGGTTTTTGCTGCAAAAGAAATTAGCCGATACGCATCCGCTGATTACCATTTTCGGTGTTATTATCGGCCTTTCGTTATTCGGATTTATGGGCGTTATTTTCGGGCCTTTACTACTCTCCATATTCTTATTATGCGTAGATATGTTTAAAAAAGAATATCTGGACCGGCACAACCATACGGAAGACGGGGTATTGATTATAGAAAAGAAAGTAGAATAA